A region from the Mesorhizobium sp. J8 genome encodes:
- a CDS encoding L,D-transpeptidase family protein — MLRLIFSLSALAAGLVSSSAFATPSADGAVQATRPAQRGALVLAQEGNIDIYYDARGNRVLVDADTGKVIAIQPPGSRLDRRALRRQMRMQELGRAPAEDDDRYYLDNPEDMARFRRRQLEENGRVIPPPVDEYDANGDNSVDAYPPAPNNDEGYATTYPEAPKSNTIKRQPLNEASIDPEQPGQGEVLQTNPDAQPSLPPNTGGKATVDPSLSLGVRQDVAALQVLLDRGGASPGVIDGRFGSNVDKALAAYNEINGTNLKSTDAVGIQAALAQSGGDPFANYTITPEDVAGPYVASIPEDYSQKAKLNCMCYTSVTEALAERFHMDETYLKSINKGVDFNRPGTTIKVANFGKLVSTPVTRIVADKTKKEVYAYDGSGKLVAAYPATIGSADTPSPTGIHAVSRIALDPNYTYNPNINFKQGQNDKILTVPPGPNGPVGSVWIALDKPTYGIHGTPDPSKIGKTESHGCVRLTNWDARELAKLVSPGVTVEFVGGATIAEVGGTSTDEFTQQ; from the coding sequence ATGCTGCGCTTGATCTTCTCCCTTTCGGCACTCGCGGCCGGGCTGGTGTCTTCCAGTGCGTTCGCCACGCCGAGCGCGGATGGTGCGGTGCAGGCGACGAGGCCCGCCCAGCGTGGCGCGCTGGTGCTGGCGCAGGAAGGCAATATCGACATCTATTACGACGCCAGGGGCAACCGCGTGCTGGTCGATGCCGACACCGGCAAGGTGATCGCCATCCAGCCGCCTGGGAGCAGGCTCGACCGCCGCGCGCTGCGCCGGCAGATGCGCATGCAGGAACTCGGCCGCGCGCCGGCCGAGGACGACGACCGCTATTATCTCGACAATCCCGAGGACATGGCCCGCTTCCGCCGCCGGCAACTGGAGGAGAACGGCCGCGTCATCCCGCCGCCGGTCGATGAATACGATGCCAACGGCGACAATTCCGTCGATGCCTATCCGCCCGCGCCCAACAATGACGAAGGCTACGCCACCACCTATCCGGAGGCGCCGAAGTCCAACACCATCAAGCGCCAGCCGCTGAATGAGGCGTCGATCGATCCGGAGCAGCCGGGCCAGGGCGAGGTGCTGCAGACCAACCCTGACGCCCAGCCATCGCTGCCGCCCAATACAGGCGGCAAGGCGACGGTCGATCCGTCGCTGTCGCTCGGGGTGCGCCAGGACGTCGCCGCGCTGCAGGTGCTGCTCGATCGTGGCGGCGCTTCGCCGGGCGTGATCGACGGGCGCTTCGGCTCCAATGTCGACAAGGCGCTGGCCGCCTACAACGAAATAAACGGCACCAATCTGAAATCCACCGACGCTGTCGGCATCCAGGCGGCGCTTGCCCAGTCGGGCGGCGATCCCTTTGCCAACTATACGATCACGCCGGAAGACGTGGCCGGCCCGTACGTCGCCTCGATCCCCGAGGACTACAGCCAGAAGGCCAAGCTCAACTGCATGTGCTACACCTCGGTTACCGAGGCGCTGGCCGAGCGCTTCCACATGGACGAGACCTATCTTAAGTCGATCAACAAGGGCGTTGACTTCAATCGCCCCGGCACGACGATCAAGGTCGCCAATTTCGGCAAGCTGGTCTCGACGCCGGTAACGCGTATCGTCGCCGACAAGACCAAGAAGGAAGTCTATGCGTATGATGGCAGCGGCAAGCTGGTCGCGGCCTATCCGGCGACCATCGGTTCGGCCGACACGCCGTCGCCGACCGGCATCCATGCCGTTTCGCGCATCGCGCTCGACCCGAACTACACCTACAACCCGAACATCAATTTCAAGCAGGGCCAGAACGACAAGATCCTCACCGTCCCGCCGGGACCGAACGGTCCGGTCGGCTCGGTCTGGATCGCGCTCGACAAGCCGACCTACGGCATCCACGGCACGCCCGACCCCTCCAAGATCGGCAAGACCGAGAGCCATGGCTGCGTGCGCCTGACCAACTGGGATGCACGAGAGCTCGCCAAGCTTGTGTCGCCGGGCGTCACGGTGGAGTTCGTCGGCGGAGCAACAATCGCTGAGGTCGGCGGGACTTCAACCGATGAGTTTACGCAGCAGTAA
- a CDS encoding TMEM175 family protein translates to MRGGSHEAAARTVGGRIVGITDGVFAIALTLIVLEIRVPSHEAVHSEGELVPRSSRWRHGS, encoded by the coding sequence GTGAGAGGGGGAAGCCATGAAGCGGCCGCTCGAACCGTCGGCGGAAGGATCGTCGGCATAACCGACGGCGTCTTCGCCATAGCGCTGACCTTGATCGTGTTGGAGATCAGGGTGCCGTCGCATGAGGCGGTGCACTCGGAAGGCGAGCTGGTGCCGCGATCCTCGCGCTGGCGCCACGGTTCCTGA
- the prmC gene encoding peptide chain release factor N(5)-glutamine methyltransferase gives MADRLPAALGPLLRAARQRLAAAGIDDPALDSRLIVEHFSGTTRTQAIAEPAHEVAPAALSAVELALRRRVAGEPVHRILGYREFYGLRLSLSRETLEPRPDTETLVDAVLPFARATAERLGECRILDLGTGTGAIALALLGAVPAATATGVDISPDALATATANARNLGLGKRFKALNSNWFEKVSGRYHVIASNPPYIPSREIGNLQDEVRDFDPHRALDGGADGLDPYRVIAAEAAGFLEAQGKIAVEIGHTQKNEVTEMFAAAGYGLAAAYRDLGGNDRVLVFERRKP, from the coding sequence ATGGCTGATCGACTGCCCGCCGCGCTCGGGCCTCTGCTCAGGGCGGCGCGCCAGCGTCTGGCCGCCGCCGGCATCGACGATCCGGCGCTCGATTCCCGGCTGATCGTGGAACATTTCTCCGGCACGACCCGCACCCAGGCGATCGCCGAGCCGGCGCACGAGGTGGCTCCGGCGGCGCTTTCAGCCGTTGAACTGGCCCTGAGGCGTCGGGTCGCAGGCGAGCCGGTGCACCGCATCCTCGGCTACCGCGAATTCTACGGTTTGCGCCTATCGCTCTCGCGGGAGACGCTGGAACCCCGGCCGGACACCGAGACGCTGGTCGACGCCGTCCTGCCCTTCGCCCGGGCAACGGCCGAAAGGCTTGGCGAATGCCGCATTCTCGATCTTGGCACGGGCACCGGCGCCATCGCGCTGGCCCTGCTTGGCGCCGTTCCGGCGGCGACCGCGACGGGCGTCGACATTTCGCCCGACGCATTGGCGACCGCAACCGCGAATGCCCGGAATCTGGGGCTCGGCAAGCGCTTCAAAGCCTTGAATTCCAATTGGTTCGAAAAAGTTTCGGGCCGATACCATGTAATTGCCTCGAACCCTCCCTATATACCGAGTCGAGAGATCGGAAATCTGCAGGACGAGGTCCGCGATTTCGACCCGCACCGGGCCCTGGACGGCGGCGCGGATGGTTTGGACCCCTATAGGGTCATCGCCGCCGAGGCGGCAGGATTTCTGGAAGCGCAAGGCAAGATAGCGGTCGAGATCGGCCACACGCAGAAAAACGAGGTCACCGAGATGTTTGCGGCAGCCGGCTATGGGCTGGCCGCAGCCTACCGGGACCTCGGCGGCAATGACAGAGTTCTGGTGTTCGAGCGGCGAAAGCCCTGA
- a CDS encoding DUF4167 domain-containing protein has product MRPQQQNRRMRGRNNNGGGGNNNNRKGPNPLTRTYESNGPDVKIRGSAQQIAEKYAALARDAQSSGDRVMAENYLQHAEHYNRIIAAAQAQMPIQNVPQNREEFDDDLDEDRDEFDNAGNGAGAPANGSGPQPVIEGTPAELAYNQENGRDNNNRRDSGQRDGGQRDNNGRDRHRDRRNGGYGQNGQRGENGQRGEQGSQQFDQNRRSEAQPEAADEAGSQGEQAPQFDSFSPAALAAQAELNEASTGGSRRPRRPRRPRGNYAEQAGNGEQGDQPESLSPEAAGAENSGEARGAASNGDYASARPAEQADRAIEPVADDPAPVAGEAPGEPVAADANN; this is encoded by the coding sequence ATGAGGCCACAACAGCAGAACAGGCGCATGCGCGGTCGCAACAATAATGGCGGCGGTGGCAACAACAACAACCGCAAGGGGCCGAACCCCCTGACCCGCACTTATGAGAGCAACGGCCCGGACGTGAAGATCCGCGGATCGGCTCAACAGATCGCCGAAAAATACGCCGCACTCGCCCGTGACGCGCAAAGCTCCGGCGACAGGGTGATGGCGGAGAACTATCTCCAGCACGCCGAACACTACAATCGCATCATTGCCGCCGCACAGGCGCAGATGCCGATCCAGAACGTTCCGCAGAACCGCGAAGAGTTCGATGACGATCTCGATGAGGATCGCGACGAGTTCGACAATGCCGGCAACGGCGCCGGGGCGCCGGCGAATGGCTCCGGGCCGCAGCCGGTGATCGAAGGCACGCCAGCGGAACTCGCCTACAACCAGGAAAACGGACGCGACAACAACAATCGCCGCGACAGTGGTCAGCGTGATGGGGGGCAGCGCGACAACAACGGCCGCGACCGGCATCGCGACCGCCGCAATGGCGGCTACGGCCAGAACGGTCAACGTGGCGAAAACGGCCAGCGCGGCGAGCAGGGCAGCCAGCAGTTCGACCAGAACCGCCGCAGCGAGGCGCAGCCCGAGGCGGCCGACGAGGCCGGCTCCCAGGGCGAGCAGGCACCGCAGTTCGACAGTTTCTCGCCGGCCGCGCTCGCTGCCCAGGCGGAGCTCAACGAAGCCTCCACCGGCGGCAGTCGCCGGCCACGGCGCCCGCGGCGCCCGCGCGGCAATTATGCCGAGCAAGCCGGCAATGGCGAGCAGGGCGACCAGCCGGAGAGCTTGAGCCCGGAAGCTGCCGGCGCTGAAAATTCCGGCGAAGCGCGCGGCGCGGCGAGCAATGGCGACTACGCCAGCGCCAGGCCGGCCGAGCAAGCGGACCGGGCGATCGAGCCGGTAGCCGACGACCCGGCGCCCGTTGCCGGCGAAGCCCCTGGCGAGCCTGTCGCGGCCGACGCGAACAACTGA
- the prfA gene encoding peptide chain release factor 1 yields MINLPRDRMDQVVKRFDMLEAQMAAGPAADQYVKMASEYADIQEMVGKIRALRSAEQEQADLEAMLADKATDADMRALAEADLPEVETRIEALQKDIQILLLPKDAADERNAILEIRAGTGGDEAALFAGDLFRMYERYAASRGWRFEVVSASDGEVGGYKEIIASVSGKGVFAHLKFESGVHRVQRVPETEAGGRIHTSAATVAVLPEAEEVDIEIRAEDIRIDTMRASGSGGQHVNTTDSAVRITHLPTGIMVVQAEKSQHQNRARAMQILRARLYDLERSRADEERSSSRKSQVGSGDRSERIRTYNFPQGRVTDHRINLTLYKLDRVMMGELDEVIDALIADHQSKLLADMSLDG; encoded by the coding sequence ATGATCAACCTGCCCCGCGACCGTATGGATCAAGTCGTCAAGCGTTTCGATATGCTCGAAGCGCAGATGGCGGCCGGGCCAGCCGCCGATCAATATGTCAAGATGGCGTCGGAATATGCCGACATCCAGGAGATGGTGGGCAAGATCCGGGCGTTGCGCTCCGCCGAGCAGGAACAGGCCGACCTCGAGGCGATGCTGGCCGACAAGGCGACGGATGCCGACATGCGGGCGCTGGCCGAGGCGGACCTGCCGGAAGTCGAGACCCGCATCGAGGCGCTGCAGAAGGACATCCAGATCCTGCTTCTGCCGAAGGACGCGGCCGACGAAAGGAACGCCATTCTCGAAATCCGCGCAGGCACCGGCGGCGACGAAGCGGCGCTGTTCGCCGGCGATCTGTTTCGCATGTATGAGCGCTATGCCGCCTCGCGCGGCTGGCGCTTCGAGGTGGTGTCGGCCAGCGATGGCGAGGTCGGCGGCTACAAGGAAATCATCGCCTCGGTATCGGGCAAGGGCGTGTTCGCGCATCTGAAGTTCGAATCCGGCGTGCACCGCGTCCAGCGCGTGCCGGAGACCGAAGCCGGTGGGCGCATCCACACCTCGGCGGCGACGGTGGCCGTGCTGCCCGAGGCAGAAGAGGTCGATATCGAAATCCGGGCGGAGGATATCCGCATCGATACGATGCGCGCCTCGGGCTCCGGCGGCCAGCACGTCAACACCACCGACTCGGCGGTGCGCATCACCCATTTGCCGACCGGCATCATGGTGGTGCAGGCGGAGAAGTCGCAGCACCAGAACCGGGCGCGCGCCATGCAGATCCTGCGCGCGCGGCTCTATGACCTGGAGCGCAGCCGGGCCGACGAAGAACGCTCGTCTTCGCGAAAATCGCAGGTCGGCTCGGGCGACCGGTCGGAACGCATCCGCACCTATAATTTCCCGCAAGGGCGCGTCACCGACCACCGCATCAACCTCACGCTCTATAAGCTCGACCGGGTGATGATGGGTGAACTCGACGAAGTGATCGACGCGCTGATTGCCGACCATCAGTCCAAGCTGCTAGCCGATATGAGCCTCGATGGCTGA
- the clpB gene encoding ATP-dependent chaperone ClpB: MNIEKYSERVRGFIQSAQTMALSRNHQQFTPEHMLKVLVDDDEGLAASLIERAGGSVRDVKLGVEAALEAMPKVEGGNGQLYLAQPLAKVFSTAEDLAKKAGDSFVTVERLLQALVMEKSAKTADILSKAGVTAQALNQAINDIRKGRTADSAGAEQGYDALKKYARDLTADARAGKLDPVIGRDDEIRRTIQVLSRRTKNNPVLIGEPGVGKTAIAEGLALRIVNGDVPESLKDKQLMALDMGALIAGAKYRGEFEERLKAVLNEVTSANGNIILFIDEMHTLVGAGKADGAMDASNLLKPALARGELHCVGATTLDEYRKHVEKDPALARRFQPVFVDEPTVEDTVSILRGLKEKYEQHHKVRISDSALVSAATLSNRYIADRFLPDKAIDLVDEAASRLRMQVDSKPEALDEIDRRIMQLKIEREALKVEKDEASKDRLARLEKELADLEEESSELTTKWQAEKQKLGLAADLKKQLDESRNELAIAQRKGEFQRAGELAYGKIPELEKKLKEAEAQDGKTGMVEEVVTPDHVAHVVSRWTGIPVDKMLEGQREKLLRMEDEIGKRVVGQGEAVQAVSKAVRRARAGLQDPNRPIGSFMFLGPTGVGKTELTKALASFLFDDETALVRIDMSEFMEKHSVARLIGAPPGYVGYEEGGALTEAVRRRPYQVVLFDEIEKAHPDVFNVLLQVLDDGRLTDGQGRTVDFRNTLIIMTSNLGAEYLVNLSDDQDVDAVRDEVMSVVKASFRPEFLNRVDEVILFHRLRRQDMDRIVEIQLKRLENLLTDRKITLSLDHDAIEWLASKGYDPAYGARPLKRVMQKELQDPLAEKILLGEILDGSTVKVTAGSDRLNFRSKPTVVATEAAA; the protein is encoded by the coding sequence ATGAATATCGAGAAATATTCCGAGCGCGTGCGCGGCTTCATCCAGTCCGCGCAGACCATGGCGCTCTCGCGCAATCACCAGCAATTCACCCCCGAACATATGCTGAAGGTCCTCGTCGACGATGATGAGGGCCTTGCCGCGTCCCTGATCGAGCGCGCCGGCGGCAGCGTCCGCGACGTCAAGCTCGGCGTCGAGGCCGCGCTCGAAGCCATGCCCAAGGTCGAAGGTGGCAATGGCCAACTCTATCTGGCCCAGCCTCTCGCCAAGGTGTTTTCCACCGCCGAGGACCTGGCCAAGAAGGCCGGCGACAGCTTCGTCACCGTCGAACGGCTGCTGCAGGCGCTTGTCATGGAGAAGTCGGCCAAGACCGCCGACATCCTGTCCAAGGCGGGCGTCACCGCGCAGGCGCTCAACCAGGCCATCAACGATATCCGCAAGGGCCGCACCGCCGACTCGGCCGGGGCCGAGCAAGGCTATGACGCGCTGAAGAAATACGCGCGCGACCTTACCGCCGACGCCCGGGCCGGCAAGCTCGATCCGGTCATCGGCCGTGACGACGAGATCCGCCGCACCATCCAGGTGCTGTCGCGGCGCACCAAGAACAATCCCGTGCTGATCGGCGAGCCCGGCGTCGGCAAAACGGCGATCGCCGAAGGCCTGGCGTTGCGCATCGTCAATGGCGACGTGCCGGAATCGCTGAAGGACAAGCAGTTGATGGCGCTCGACATGGGCGCGCTGATTGCCGGCGCCAAATATCGCGGCGAGTTCGAGGAGCGGCTGAAGGCGGTGCTCAACGAGGTCACCTCGGCCAACGGCAACATCATCCTGTTCATCGACGAGATGCACACGCTGGTCGGCGCCGGCAAGGCCGACGGCGCGATGGACGCGTCGAACCTGCTGAAGCCAGCGCTGGCGCGCGGCGAGTTGCACTGCGTCGGCGCGACCACGCTCGACGAATACCGCAAGCATGTCGAGAAAGACCCCGCGCTTGCCCGCCGTTTCCAGCCCGTCTTCGTCGACGAGCCGACGGTGGAGGACACGGTTTCGATCCTGCGCGGCCTGAAGGAGAAATACGAGCAGCACCACAAGGTGCGCATATCCGATTCCGCGCTGGTGTCGGCGGCGACGCTTTCCAATCGCTACATCGCCGACCGCTTCCTGCCGGACAAGGCGATCGACCTGGTCGATGAGGCGGCCTCCAGGCTGCGCATGCAGGTCGATTCCAAGCCCGAGGCGCTGGACGAGATCGACCGCCGCATCATGCAGCTCAAGATCGAGCGTGAGGCGCTGAAGGTCGAGAAGGACGAAGCCTCGAAGGACCGGCTTGCCCGGCTGGAGAAGGAGCTTGCCGATCTCGAGGAGGAATCGAGCGAGCTGACCACGAAATGGCAGGCCGAAAAGCAGAAGCTCGGCCTTGCCGCCGACCTGAAGAAGCAGCTCGACGAGTCGCGCAACGAGCTGGCGATCGCACAGCGCAAGGGCGAGTTCCAGCGCGCCGGCGAGCTCGCCTACGGCAAGATCCCGGAGCTGGAGAAAAAGCTCAAGGAAGCGGAAGCGCAGGACGGCAAGACCGGCATGGTGGAAGAAGTGGTCACGCCCGACCATGTCGCGCATGTCGTGTCGCGCTGGACCGGCATTCCGGTCGACAAGATGCTGGAAGGGCAGCGCGAGAAGCTCTTGCGCATGGAAGACGAGATCGGCAAGCGGGTCGTTGGCCAGGGCGAAGCCGTGCAGGCGGTGTCCAAGGCCGTGCGGCGCGCCCGCGCCGGACTGCAGGATCCGAACCGGCCGATCGGCTCGTTCATGTTCCTCGGTCCGACCGGCGTCGGCAAGACCGAGCTCACCAAGGCGCTGGCCAGCTTCCTGTTCGACGACGAGACCGCGCTGGTGCGCATCGACATGTCGGAGTTCATGGAGAAGCACTCCGTCGCCCGGCTGATCGGCGCGCCTCCCGGCTATGTCGGTTACGAGGAAGGCGGCGCGCTGACCGAAGCGGTGCGTCGTCGTCCCTATCAGGTCGTGCTGTTCGACGAGATCGAGAAGGCGCATCCGGATGTGTTCAACGTGCTCCTGCAGGTGCTCGACGACGGTCGGCTGACCGATGGCCAGGGCCGCACGGTCGACTTCCGCAACACGCTGATCATCATGACGTCGAATCTCGGCGCCGAATATCTGGTCAATCTCAGCGACGACCAGGATGTCGATGCCGTGCGCGACGAGGTGATGAGCGTGGTGAAGGCCTCGTTCCGGCCGGAGTTCCTCAACCGCGTCGACGAGGTGATCCTGTTCCACCGGCTGCGCCGTCAGGACATGGACCGCATCGTCGAGATCCAGCTCAAGCGGCTGGAGAACCTGCTTACCGATCGCAAGATCACGCTGTCGCTGGATCATGACGCGATCGAGTGGCTGGCCTCGAAGGGCTATGATCCGGCCTATGGCGCCAGGCCGCTGAAGCGGGTGATGCAGAAGGAGCTGCAGGACCCGCTGGCGGAAAAGATCCTGCTCGGCGAGATCCTGGACGGTTCGACGGTCAAGGTCACCGCGGGCTCCGACCGGTTGAACTTCCGCTCGAAGCCGACCGTGGTGGCGACGGAAGCCGCCGCCTGA
- a CDS encoding MmcQ/YjbR family DNA-binding protein translates to MTLDDYNGFCASLPATTHVVQWGGAHVWKVGGKVFAIGGRNEGGGLFVTFKCSEMAYDVLKDQPGCRPAPYLASRGMKWIQRQTSQSMDDAALRDYLRESHRLVVLKLTKLVRGELGLR, encoded by the coding sequence ATGACGCTCGACGACTACAACGGCTTCTGTGCGTCGCTGCCCGCCACGACGCATGTCGTTCAGTGGGGTGGCGCCCACGTCTGGAAGGTCGGCGGCAAGGTGTTCGCCATCGGCGGCCGAAACGAGGGCGGCGGGCTGTTCGTCACCTTCAAATGTTCCGAGATGGCTTATGACGTGCTGAAAGATCAGCCAGGCTGCCGGCCGGCGCCTTATCTCGCCTCGCGAGGCATGAAATGGATCCAACGTCAGACAAGCCAAAGCATGGATGATGCGGCACTCAGGGATTATCTGCGCGAGAGCCATCGCTTGGTGGTGCTGAAGCTGACGAAACTGGTGCGCGGGGAACTGGGGCTGCGCTGA